In Paenibacillus ihbetae, the following are encoded in one genomic region:
- a CDS encoding CapA family protein, protein MKKLIALILVCAMLLPVSIVSAASAGGTGTATSKTSAATKTNASKNEPIDLVFVGDILLDGYVGNQIERFGNLYPFKKVAPILKKADMAFANLETPVSVRGKAANKTFAFRSKPDTLKGLVYAGIDGVTLANNHILDYGQQAMLDTITHLKRQKIGYTGAGRNIDEAFKPYVQTVKGKKIAVLGVSRVLSDNSWIAGKNHPGAASAYTMEPMLSQIKKSAKANDFTIVYIHWNQEFADYPDDYARSMAKKMIDAGADIIVGSHSHTLMGIEYYKNKPIYYSLGNFVFNRSTRGGDKTLLSMMVHFEIQGSKITSRITPVKILQGQPNLMDKKYNKEIIAKLNKLSYNAKIDANGNVTKK, encoded by the coding sequence ATGAAGAAATTAATTGCCCTCATTCTGGTATGTGCAATGCTACTCCCTGTTTCCATCGTATCAGCCGCGTCGGCTGGCGGGACCGGGACGGCCACGAGCAAGACGAGTGCAGCAACCAAGACGAATGCTTCCAAGAACGAGCCGATCGATCTCGTTTTTGTCGGGGATATTTTGCTGGACGGATATGTGGGGAACCAGATCGAACGCTTCGGGAATCTGTATCCGTTCAAGAAGGTTGCTCCTATATTGAAAAAAGCGGACATGGCCTTCGCCAATCTTGAAACGCCGGTGTCCGTCCGCGGCAAGGCCGCGAACAAAACCTTTGCTTTCCGCTCCAAGCCGGATACGCTGAAAGGCCTCGTATACGCAGGGATCGATGGTGTAACACTGGCCAATAACCACATTCTGGACTATGGCCAGCAGGCGATGCTGGACACCATCACCCATCTCAAACGTCAGAAGATCGGATATACCGGTGCAGGCCGCAACATTGACGAAGCGTTCAAGCCGTATGTGCAAACGGTCAAAGGGAAAAAGATCGCCGTATTAGGCGTCAGCCGCGTGCTGTCGGACAATTCCTGGATCGCAGGGAAGAACCATCCGGGGGCCGCATCCGCCTATACGATGGAGCCGATGCTCAGCCAGATCAAGAAGTCGGCGAAGGCGAATGACTTTACGATCGTTTATATTCATTGGAACCAGGAATTCGCCGATTACCCTGATGATTACGCACGGAGCATGGCGAAGAAAATGATTGACGCGGGAGCGGACATCATCGTCGGTTCGCACAGCCACACGCTCATGGGGATTGAGTATTACAAGAACAAGCCGATTTACTATTCGCTCGGCAATTTTGTCTTCAACCGCTCCACGCGCGGCGGAGACAAGACGCTCCTGTCCATGATGGTCCATTTTGAAATTCAGGGCTCCAAGATTACGAGCCGGATCACTCCGGTGAAGATTCTCCAGGGCCAGCCGAACCTGATGGACAAGAAGTACAACAAGGAGATCATCGCGAAGCTGAACAAGCTTTCCTATAATGCGAAGATCGATGCCAACGGCAACGTGACGAAGAAGTAA